GCGGGAAGAAGGAACATGGCTCTTCTCTGAATGGTACATGGCACGTGCTTCGATTGGCAAATGGTTTCCTTCCTTTGCTGCTCTTTTTTTGCCTTGTTCCATTTCCTTTTTCATATCGTACAAAAAACTATCATAATCCACTTGGATGGTATGCCTTGTGCTACTCACATATCGTTTTTTCATAGCCTTTTCGTCTTTTAGAATACTTTCTTCCATTTCTTCTTTGGAAGGCAAAACGTAATTACCAGTCAGATATTGGGCAATCCATTTCCCTTGGCATTCGGCCAGAGGCATAATGGCACCTAACGGTTGCATAAGGCCTACTAAAAATAAATTGTTAATCCCAGGTTTCATCATTTTATAATAAAGTGGGATGTAATTGTTTGGTGCAGATAAAAAATCATCTTCAAAAAAAGGAAATTTTATATTATACCCTGTGCAGTAAATCAATACATCTGCTTCTTCTTCTGTTCCATCGGCAAAGGCAATTTTTTTGCCACGGAGTTCAGTGATGACTGGTTTTGGTTTGATATCACCACGGCCAAGTCTCACAAGTAAGTCTTGGGAAATGGTTGGGTGAGCAGATCCAAATTTATGATCTGGTTTTGGTAAACCAAAGTCTTCCATTTTTCCCACTCCAAACCGAATGAGAAGGTGAGCGAGTGTTTGTTGGATGAAAAAAGGAACCCAATGCGGAGTGTATTCGGTTAATTTGTCTAATGGTTTTCCAAAAAGATAATTGGGGATGACATAAGCTCCTCGTCTTGCTGATAAAAATACTTTTTTGGCAACACCAGGTCTTGATAATTCCACTGAGATATCCATAGCACTGTTCCCCATACCAAGTACCACAACGTTTTTACCTTCGCAGTTAACAGGTGTTTTTGGGTCTACATAGGAATGAGAATGGATGGTTTTACCAAAAAATTTTCCAGGGAAAGCCGGGTCTGGCCAACGTTCGCTCCAGTGGTGGCCATTGGCAACAACTAACACATCGTAGATTTGAGTAGGACCTTTTTCTGGTGTGATCCTCCAAAGTCCATCTTCGGTGCGTTCTGCTTTTTTCACTCCATTTTTAAATTGGATGTGTTTGCGAAGTCCAAAGTGATCTACATAAGATAAAAAGTATTGTTGGATGGGTTCGTGATTGGGATAGTCAGGGTAGTTAGGTGGCATTGGAAAATCAC
The sequence above is a segment of the Leptospira sp. WS39.C2 genome. Coding sequences within it:
- a CDS encoding flavin-containing monooxygenase; translation: MALPKVCVIGAGSSGITVIKSLKEHGIPFDCYEKGSDVGGNWRYKNDNGLSNIYKSLHINTHRDRMEYRDFPMPPNYPDYPNHEPIQQYFLSYVDHFGLRKHIQFKNGVKKAERTEDGLWRITPEKGPTQIYDVLVVANGHHWSERWPDPAFPGKFFGKTIHSHSYVDPKTPVNCEGKNVVVLGMGNSAMDISVELSRPGVAKKVFLSARRGAYVIPNYLFGKPLDKLTEYTPHWVPFFIQQTLAHLLIRFGVGKMEDFGLPKPDHKFGSAHPTISQDLLVRLGRGDIKPKPVITELRGKKIAFADGTEEEADVLIYCTGYNIKFPFFEDDFLSAPNNYIPLYYKMMKPGINNLFLVGLMQPLGAIMPLAECQGKWIAQYLTGNYVLPSKEEMEESILKDEKAMKKRYVSSTRHTIQVDYDSFLYDMKKEMEQGKKRAAKEGNHLPIEARAMYHSEKSHVPSSRKQKQLVSK